The following are encoded together in the Acanthochromis polyacanthus isolate Apoly-LR-REF ecotype Palm Island chromosome 14, KAUST_Apoly_ChrSc, whole genome shotgun sequence genome:
- the LOC127537194 gene encoding interaptin-like: MEQTGCRAGFATFLRGNNEESTQELTGLTNFSRQKRKAPPVSQKPKASLDFEEKINLPKKQEHQEEANQSSEQDKEILRLRIRSLTESLVAELKEYKLQNERLQKENQELQRYTEALEKKLKEREDQDLKVHQEVEEQNTSLLKLVNSMNMTTKTLRAEKDQVNKLCSSYKKKNKELKEQLKERAAEHKELEEALKEERRSNGESKQLKDEETVRLKSLSTTLKETKQQLSNKEAQIQEITQQKEELEEKEKVMEEKIQELQQEKTKAEQKHQKPQQEKTEAEQKHQSLQQEKTEAEQKHQKLQ, from the coding sequence ATGGAACAAACTGGATGCAGAGCTGGTTTTGCCACTTTCCTCAGAGGGAACAATGAGGAAAGTACACAGGAGTTGACAGGATTAACTAATTTCTCCAGACAGAAGAGAAAGGCTCCTCCCGTTTCACAAAAACCAAAGGCCTCACTTGATTTTGAGGAAAAGATAAACCTCCCGAAGAAGCAAGAACATCAAGAGGAGGCCAACCAAAGCAGCGAACAGGACAAGGAAATCCTTAGACTCAGGATCAGGAGTCTGACTGAGAGTCTCGTTGCAGAGCTGAAAGAGTACAAACTACAGAACGAAAGACTCCAGAAGGAGAATCAAGAGCTCCAGAGGTACACGGAGGCTCTGGAGAAAAAGCTGAAGGAGCGAGAGGATCAAGACCTGAAGGTCCATcaggaggtggaggagcagAACACATCCCTGCTGAAGTTGGTGAACTCCATGAACATGACCACCAAAACACTGAGGGCCGAAAAGGACCAGGTGAACAAACTCTGTAGCagctacaaaaagaaaaataaagagctGAAGGAGCAGCTGAAGGAAAGAGCAGCTGAGCACAAAGAGCTGGAAGAAGCTCTGAAGGAAGAGAGAAGAAGCAACGGCGAGTCCAAACAGCTCAAGGACGAGGAAACTGTCAGGCTGAAGAGTCTCTCTACAACACTCAAAGaaaccaaacagcagctgagcaACAAAGAAGCTCAAATCCAggaaataacacaacaaaaggaagagctggaagagaaggagaaggtgatggaggagaagatccaagagctgcagcaggagaagaCCAAAGCAGAGCAGAAACATCAGAAACCGCAGCAGGAGAAGACAGAAGCAGAGCAGAAACATCAGAGCCTGCAGCAGGAGAAGACTGAAGCAGAGCAGAAACATCAGAAACTGCAGTAG